One Peterkaempfera bronchialis DNA window includes the following coding sequences:
- a CDS encoding transporter — MTSPTATADRDVVRALVSLKLRLLRNGLRRSGGRAAVYAIGSLVGLAMAAGLAVALGALHGHRGAADAAVVLAAGLTVAWAALPLFLFSSDESADPTRLTMLPLRPAPLLRGMLLAALVGPGPLVSLVLLSGAGVAATSGAGASGASGASGSAAAAVVAVVAVPLAALTLVVLCRAVAAGNARLLSSRRGRDFAILGGLLFAFLIQGANLLVQSTFGSVGPDGGIDLSGLAPAAAVLRWIPPVSAVGAVHSTADGAYAVAAVQLLAAAGLLAVLLRWWLTSLVRLMVTADSSTLAAAPSAERRSGKGPGRLARLLPEGRVGAVVQRQLRYVWREPRAKVAVFSGVGMTLVVCVLSAVQGWASVYVVLVGGLLLGWQTLNLFGMDGSAFWMVATTVGTRSDARAELRGRSLAVAGYAVPFTALLGLAAAAAGGGWADLPEAVGLSWGVLGTGIGVGLVLSVLVPYAMPADGSPMQNAAPGQSALVMGNMLGSMVGVLALCVPLGVLALVLHLADGPTWVMLAVGPLYGLGMAVLGIRFAARRMVDRLPEILVSVIER; from the coding sequence GTGACCAGCCCGACCGCCACCGCCGACCGGGACGTGGTGCGGGCCCTGGTCTCCCTCAAGCTGCGGCTGCTGCGCAATGGACTGCGGCGCAGCGGCGGGCGGGCCGCGGTCTATGCCATCGGCTCCCTGGTGGGCCTGGCGATGGCCGCCGGGCTGGCGGTGGCCCTGGGGGCGCTGCACGGCCACCGGGGGGCGGCCGACGCGGCGGTGGTGCTCGCCGCCGGGCTGACCGTGGCCTGGGCCGCGCTGCCGCTCTTCCTCTTCTCCTCGGACGAGAGCGCCGACCCGACCCGGCTCACCATGCTGCCGCTGCGGCCCGCGCCGCTGCTGCGCGGCATGCTGCTGGCGGCGCTGGTGGGCCCCGGCCCGCTGGTCAGCCTGGTGCTGCTGTCCGGGGCGGGGGTGGCCGCGACGTCCGGTGCGGGGGCCTCCGGTGCCTCCGGTGCGTCTGGCAGTGCGGCGGCGGCCGTGGTGGCGGTGGTGGCGGTGCCGCTGGCGGCGCTGACCCTGGTGGTGCTCTGCCGGGCGGTTGCGGCGGGCAACGCCCGGCTGCTCTCCAGTCGGCGCGGCCGGGACTTCGCGATCCTCGGCGGGCTGCTCTTCGCCTTTCTGATCCAGGGTGCCAATCTGCTGGTGCAGAGCACCTTCGGCTCCGTCGGGCCCGACGGCGGCATCGACCTGTCGGGGCTGGCCCCGGCGGCGGCCGTGCTCCGCTGGATCCCGCCGGTGAGCGCGGTGGGGGCGGTGCACTCCACGGCCGACGGGGCGTACGCGGTGGCGGCGGTGCAGCTGCTGGCTGCGGCCGGGCTGCTGGCGGTGCTGCTGCGGTGGTGGCTGACGTCCCTGGTCCGGCTGATGGTGACCGCCGACTCCTCCACCCTCGCCGCCGCGCCCAGCGCGGAGCGGCGCTCCGGGAAGGGCCCGGGGCGGCTGGCCCGGCTGCTGCCGGAGGGCCGGGTCGGGGCCGTGGTGCAGCGGCAGCTGCGGTACGTCTGGCGGGAGCCCCGGGCCAAGGTGGCGGTCTTCTCCGGGGTCGGCATGACCCTGGTGGTCTGTGTGCTCTCCGCCGTGCAGGGGTGGGCCAGCGTCTATGTGGTGCTGGTCGGCGGCCTGCTGCTGGGGTGGCAGACGCTCAATCTGTTCGGTATGGACGGCTCGGCGTTCTGGATGGTCGCGACCACCGTCGGTACGCGGTCCGATGCGCGGGCCGAGCTGCGCGGCCGGAGCCTGGCGGTGGCCGGGTACGCGGTGCCGTTCACGGCGCTGCTGGGGCTGGCGGCGGCTGCGGCCGGCGGAGGCTGGGCCGACCTGCCGGAGGCCGTGGGGCTGTCCTGGGGTGTGCTGGGCACCGGGATCGGTGTCGGGCTGGTGCTGAGTGTGCTGGTGCCGTATGCGATGCCGGCGGACGGCAGCCCGATGCAGAATGCGGCGCCCGGCCAGTCGGCGCTGGTGATGGGGAACATGCTGGGGTCGATGGTGGGCGTGCTGGCGCTCTGCGTCCCGCTCGGCGTGCTGGCGCTGGTGCTGCATCTGGCGGACGGGCCGACCTGGGTGATGCTCGCCGTGGGGCCGCTCTACGGCCTCGGCATGGCCGTGCTCGGTATCCGTTTCGCCGCGCGGCGCATGGTGGACCGGCTGCCGGAGATCCTGGTCTCGGTGATCGAGCGCTGA
- a CDS encoding response regulator transcription factor, producing the protein MRVVLAEDLYLLREGLIRLLEAHGFTIAAAVESGPDLLKALLEQRPDVAVVDVRLPPTLTDEGLQAALAARREIPGLPVLVLSQHVQQLYARELLADGSGGVGYLLKDRVFNAEQFIDAVRRVAAGGTAMDPDVIAKLLQRGVRSEPLGRLTPREREVLELMAEGCSNSAIAARLTVSDGAVAKHIANIFAKLELAPTDDANRRVQAVLAHLNGVR; encoded by the coding sequence GTGCGTGTCGTCCTCGCCGAGGACCTCTATCTCCTTCGGGAAGGTCTGATCCGGCTGCTGGAAGCCCATGGCTTCACCATCGCCGCCGCCGTGGAGAGCGGCCCCGACCTGCTGAAGGCGCTGCTGGAGCAGCGGCCGGACGTCGCCGTGGTGGACGTCCGGCTGCCCCCCACCCTCACCGACGAGGGCCTCCAGGCGGCGCTGGCGGCCCGCCGGGAGATCCCCGGGCTGCCGGTGCTGGTGCTCTCCCAGCACGTCCAGCAGCTCTATGCGCGGGAGCTGCTGGCGGACGGCTCGGGCGGGGTGGGCTACCTGCTCAAGGACCGGGTCTTCAACGCCGAGCAGTTCATCGACGCGGTCCGCCGGGTGGCGGCGGGCGGCACCGCCATGGACCCGGACGTCATCGCCAAGCTGCTCCAGCGCGGGGTGCGCTCCGAGCCGCTGGGCCGCCTCACCCCCCGTGAGCGTGAGGTGCTGGAGCTGATGGCGGAGGGGTGCTCCAACTCGGCCATCGCCGCCCGGCTGACGGTCAGCGACGGCGCCGTGGCCAAGCACATCGCCAATATCTTCGCCAAGCTGGAGCTGGCCCCCACCGATGACGCCAACCGCCGCGTCCAGGCCGTGCTGGCCCATCTCAACGGCGTGCGCTGA